From Mus musculus strain C57BL/6J chromosome 17, GRCm38.p6 C57BL/6J, the proteins below share one genomic window:
- the Cebpzos gene encoding protein CEBPZOS — translation MARIMEPLARKIFKGVLAAELVGVAGAYCLFKKMHSSQDFRQTMSKKFPFILEVYYKSIEQSGMYGVREKDEEKWLTSKN, via the exons ATGGCTCGGATCATGGAACCGCTGGCGAGGAAGATCTTTAAAGGAGTGCTAGCAGCTGAGCTTGTGGGTGTCGCTGGAGCTTACTGTCTGTTTAAAAAGATGCACTCCAGCCAAG atTTCAGACAAACAATGAGCAagaaatttccattcattttggAAG TTTATTACAAATCCATTGAACAGTCTGGAATGTATGGAGTtagagagaaagatgaggaaaaatGGTTGACTAGCAAAAACTAA